The segment GCTACACCCTCAACGCCATCAAAGATTCCTTCTACGACGTCGCGACCGCCAACGTCTCAAAAGTCACCATGGAATTTGGCGTCAACGTAGACGTCAAAGCCGGCATTCCCTACATCGCCAACGGCACCGCCGCCTGCAACGTCAAAGTCACCGTCGAATGCACCTTCACCCCACCAGCCACCACCAGCAACTAGCGCTAATCTCAGTCCTTTGATGGATATAGAGCGATCGCTTTGTTGCAAAATGAAACGTATCTGGGCAAGACTCTTAACTGAGACTCATGAAACGCTCATATTCACACTCCATAGTAGAAAGTGTCAGCGGCAATACAGTACGTATTGCCTATCCGTCACTCAAACGTAAGGAGTCCAGATCTATGAAACGCATGATTATTGCCGGTTTCTCACTACTTGCTCTTACCGCAGTTGGTATTGAAGCGATCGCAACTCCAGTTGTCAGTTCCACCACTGTTGCAACCCGCCATCGCGATAGCTCGCTTCCCAATCCCCACAACTTTGATGAAGCGATGCAGACCGTTGAAGAACGCACAAGTGAGTTGAGCAGTCCCTATAGTGCTGGGGTTGAACCTGCCACCACCCGCCATCGGGATAGCGAACAACCCAACCCCCACAGTTTTGAAGAAGCGATGGAGTCCATTCATCAGCGAGATGATTCTGCACCTGGCGTCTTTCGGAGCGATAACCTATCTCCCTCCACTCGCCATCGGGATAGCGATCAACCCAATCCGGTATTCGGCAACGATTTGGGATAGATGACCCGCCATC is part of the Candidatus Obscuribacterales bacterium genome and harbors:
- a CDS encoding CU044_2847 family protein gives rise to the protein YTLNAIKDSFYDVATANVSKVTMEFGVNVDVKAGIPYIANGTAACNVKVTVECTFTPPATTSN